CAAGCTGAAAGCTATCGACATCGTTTACCGATTTCAGCTGACTGTTTAACCGCCAGCGAACCAGTGGCTTAATCAGCCAACCTAATTTTTGCTCGGCCTTGGGGAATTTCAACTTGGCGATAGCAGTTAGCAGCTCGTCGTTATTCAACACGCCGTCGAGAACGTCGCGTACTTCCTCGTCGCGATAAGGCCGGATATCTCTGTACTTATCCATATTTTCCTTCACTACTGTATTTGCTATAAAATGCGCGCACCATACCCGAAATTGCACTATTTTTCACCTAAAACAGTGTTTCGACACTGCAAACCGGATCACAATGCATAAAAGAACACTTCAAGCAGGCCGGTGTTACTGCGGCTTACCCACAGACTATAGCCTGTGCTGCGGCCCGCTTCACCGCGGCGCGGCGCATGCTGAAACCGCCGAGCAGCTGATGCGTTCACGCTACAGTGCCTGCTGTCTTGACCTTGTTGACTACCTCATCGACACCACCCATGCGTCGACAAAGGCCAGCTATCAACCACAGGAACTGGCTGATTGGCTGCAGCAAAGCCAGTGGTGTTCACTGCAAATAGTCAGCAGTAGCAATGGTGGTGGCCACAGTGACCATGTGGACTTTGTTGCCTACCACCAAGAAGATAAGCAATTACTGCAGCACCGCGAATACTCTCTATTCAAACGCGATGCTGACCAGCACTGGTATTTTGTCGGCGGCGAACATCGCAACGACATTGCCATTGAGCGCAATCAAAGCTGCCCCTGCGGCAGCGGCAAAAAACACAAAAAATGCTGTTTATAAGGCACTATGATGACCCAAGAAAACACAACACCACAGACGTTACAGCAGTTATTTAGCACTCTGGGACTCAACCTCAATTGCTACGATATTGGCCGTCATATCCAGCCAATACCGAGCGCCGTCTGGCAGAGCTTCGAACAGATTCAACGCGCTTATCCACAGCCCTATATGCGCCACGCATGGCTGGCGTTGGTTATCGACGACGGTACCGCACAGATGCTGGCCAACCCCATGCTATGGTTTGTACGCCTGCCCCTCGATGAGTTTGGCCTGCTTGAGGCCGCCAGCCGAGAACATTTTATGGGCGCTATTCTCCATCGTTTGGGCCGACAGATGGAACAACTGCAAGCCGATGGACAATCTGTCGACTTACTCGAGGACAACCCTTTTGTCTTTACCCCATCTGAGGACAAACTGGTACAGCTGCATGCAATCCTACGCCGAGATTTAAAACTCGGGCAAAGCGAACACTATACCGCCGCTATCCACTACCTTGAAAACTGCCAGAATAAGACTCACCGTGATCAATGGCAGCAACTCGAGCTCGCCGGATTTGCTGACATTGCCGCCAATGTACAGCAACACCAGCGCTTATTATCGACGACAATCCCACAGCTACCCCTGCCTGTTCTGGCGGCACTCTGCCAAAGCCTTGAGAATCACATGGTCAATAGCGAGGTCAGCCAGGCCATTGGCAAACGCCTGACGGCTTACCTAAAAAACGATGAACTCGATCCCTCACTGGCCGCCACCCTGTTAAGAGGCTTTAGCCAAAGCCAGGACCTGTTACTGGTGCAAAGCCTGTTAATCGACGTGCTATCCCATGAGGTCGGCGAGAATGCCGAGCTACTGGCCACGCTGAGTTCTCGCTTCCACCTGATGCTGGCCGATAGAGAGCTGTGCACCCTGTATTTGGAGCGATTAGCCAACAGCTTGTCCGCCAGCGCTAGCTTTACTCAACTGGTCGCAGAGCTACTCACACTGCCGGCCACCAAACCGACACTGTTATTCTGCCTCCAGCGTGATAATCGCTCAGAAAAATTGCGCCACGCAGTAGAGCAATTGCTACAAAAAATCCGCGCGGCCGATTAAATGAAAATAAGTGTTGACGGTTGTCGTTAAATCCGTAGAATGCGCCCCCGTAGACAGCAACAACGTCTGCCAACATTGATGCGGGGTGGAGCAGCTTGGTAGCTCGTCGGGCTCATAACCCGAAGGTCGTAGGTTCAAATCCTGCCCCCGCTACCATATTTTAAAAGCCAGATTAGCTTGCTAATCTGGCTTTTTTCGTTACACGGGATATAGAAAGATCGTCGGGCTCAGCTAGCATAAAGGCGGCGAAGGTCGTCATTTCAAATCCTGTTCCCGACACCATATTTTAAAAGCCAGATTAGCTTGCTAGTCTGGCTTTTTTCGTTACACGGGATATAGAAAGATCGCCGGAGCCAGCTAACATCAACGCTCACTGAGCGCCGCATTCTTGGTTTTTAGAATGGGTTTTAGCAGATAGGCCATAATAGTTTTCTTACCGGTTAGAATACCGGCTTCAACCGTCATACCGGGGATGATTGGTAAATCCTCATCGCCTCGGGTCAAGAAGGTTGAATCGGTAAGAATTTTGGCCAGATAAAAACTATTGCCTTTTTCATCAGTAATCGTGTCGGGGCTGAGATTGACAACCTCGCCCTTAAGGTCACCGTGAATGGAAAAATCATAGGCTGTCACTTTCACCGAGGCACGCTGGCCGGGGTGAATAAAAGCGATATCTGACGGCCTGACCTGAACCTCGACCATCAGTTGATCTTCAAACGGTACAATTTCGATCAGGTCCATACCCGGCTGAATAATGCCGCCAATGGTATGTATATTTATCTGCTTTACCGTCCCCTTGACTGGCGCCAACACCAGAGTACGTTCCACCCGATCATCTAACGCACGCGAGGTTTCCTCCATTTGCGACAACGTCGCCTGCGCCTCGTTCAGCTCAGCCTGGGCCGACGCCTTAAACCTCAGGCTGACTGATTCCAGTGCCGCCTCCACCTCGTTGAGTTCGGCGGCCACCCTGGGTATCGCGATCTCGGTTGCCCTTCGCTCTCCTCGCATATCATTCAAGCTGCGCTCCAAGCGAATCACATCAACCTGCGAAACAGCGCCTTTTAAAATCAACGGCTCTGTTAAACGATATTCCTTGGCCAGTAATTTCTCATTACTTTTGAGTTTTCCTAATCGACTATTAAGCTCTTTCAATTCCAAATTTTTCTGAGTAATTTTTTCTGTTGCCACGAACACTTGGTTGTTATATTCAAAACGGCGGGATTGATACAGCGAGTACTCGCGCTGATAAAACAGATCGGCATCCTCTGACGGCGTGGCAAACACCACACCCTTTGACTCTGCCTGCAAACGTTTCACCTTAGTACGCAAGTAAGCCAACTGCAGCCCCGTCTCTCGCATGGTTGATGAAAAACGGGTGTCATCTATACGCAGCAGTGGCTGCCCCTGCTCAACAACTTCTCCCTCATAAACCAATAGTTCAGATAATATTCCGCCTTCTAGGTTTTGAATAATCTGAATATCTTTCGACGGCACTACTTTACCAAGGCCGCGGGTGAACTCATCCACCTCAGCAAAACTTCCCCAAAGAACCAACACAATAAAAATTAAAAAGATTAGGCGAAATAATTTTTGCGGCCCGTGCGGTGTTTTCTCTATCAGCGCCTCACTGACCGAACTCATATAAGGAAGGTCTTGCTCTGATATAGAGTCGTCCTGTGGGAATATTCGATTGACGATTGTTGACCACTGCATAGTATTCTCTTCTAACGATTGACGACGTTAATTTCGCCATTCTTTAAAGCGGTGATGACGGCATCTTTTGGTCCATCTGCCACTATTTTTCCCGCATCCATTACGATGACTCTGTCGACCATCGACAGCATTGACATTTTATGAGTAATAAGTACTACCGTCTTATCTGCCAAGCGCTG
The sequence above is a segment of the Sinobacterium norvegicum genome. Coding sequences within it:
- a CDS encoding DUF3549 family protein: MTQENTTPQTLQQLFSTLGLNLNCYDIGRHIQPIPSAVWQSFEQIQRAYPQPYMRHAWLALVIDDGTAQMLANPMLWFVRLPLDEFGLLEAASREHFMGAILHRLGRQMEQLQADGQSVDLLEDNPFVFTPSEDKLVQLHAILRRDLKLGQSEHYTAAIHYLENCQNKTHRDQWQQLELAGFADIAANVQQHQRLLSTTIPQLPLPVLAALCQSLENHMVNSEVSQAIGKRLTAYLKNDELDPSLAATLLRGFSQSQDLLLVQSLLIDVLSHEVGENAELLATLSSRFHLMLADRELCTLYLERLANSLSASASFTQLVAELLTLPATKPTLLFCLQRDNRSEKLRHAVEQLLQKIRAAD
- a CDS encoding HlyD family type I secretion periplasmic adaptor subunit, which encodes MQWSTIVNRIFPQDDSISEQDLPYMSSVSEALIEKTPHGPQKLFRLIFLIFIVLVLWGSFAEVDEFTRGLGKVVPSKDIQIIQNLEGGILSELLVYEGEVVEQGQPLLRIDDTRFSSTMRETGLQLAYLRTKVKRLQAESKGVVFATPSEDADLFYQREYSLYQSRRFEYNNQVFVATEKITQKNLELKELNSRLGKLKSNEKLLAKEYRLTEPLILKGAVSQVDVIRLERSLNDMRGERRATEIAIPRVAAELNEVEAALESVSLRFKASAQAELNEAQATLSQMEETSRALDDRVERTLVLAPVKGTVKQINIHTIGGIIQPGMDLIEIVPFEDQLMVEVQVRPSDIAFIHPGQRASVKVTAYDFSIHGDLKGEVVNLSPDTITDEKGNSFYLAKILTDSTFLTRGDEDLPIIPGMTVEAGILTGKKTIMAYLLKPILKTKNAALSER
- a CDS encoding YchJ family protein — translated: MHKRTLQAGRCYCGLPTDYSLCCGPLHRGAAHAETAEQLMRSRYSACCLDLVDYLIDTTHASTKASYQPQELADWLQQSQWCSLQIVSSSNGGGHSDHVDFVAYHQEDKQLLQHREYSLFKRDADQHWYFVGGEHRNDIAIERNQSCPCGSGKKHKKCCL